The Fervidibacillus albus genome contains a region encoding:
- the mnhG gene encoding monovalent cation/H(+) antiporter subunit G, whose translation MTEILDIVVLVFILIGAFFSVVAAIGVVRLPDVYTRNHAASKSATLGVMFILMGTFIHFAAEDHTNTRLILAIVFIFLTSPVGGHLINRAAYYTGVKMWDRSVRDDLMERVGNLNVRSADGKNRKTDELKK comes from the coding sequence GTGACCGAAATTCTTGATATCGTTGTCCTCGTCTTTATTTTGATTGGAGCGTTTTTCAGCGTTGTCGCTGCGATTGGTGTCGTGCGGTTACCGGATGTGTATACGAGAAACCATGCGGCAAGTAAAAGTGCTACTTTAGGTGTGATGTTTATTTTAATGGGAACGTTTATCCACTTTGCTGCTGAAGATCATACGAATACGCGTCTTATTTTAGCCATCGTCTTTATCTTTTTAACGTCGCCGGTTGGAGGTCATTTAATTAATCGGGCCGCCTATTATACGGGTGTAAAAATGTGGGATCGAAGTGTACGGGATGATTTGATGGAGAGAGTCGGAAATTTGAACGTACGGTCCGCAGACGGCAAGAATCGAAAAACAGATGAATTGAAAAAATAA
- the asnB gene encoding asparagine synthase (glutamine-hydrolyzing), producing MCGITGWINFQQDLTAERETVEKMTETLAKRGPDDSNLWIQNHVAFGHRRLIVIDPIGGRQPMTKRKGASTYTICYNGELYNTEDVRKQLVKRGHRFRGHSDTEVLLTSYIEWKEDCLHHLNGIFAFAIWDGEREQLFLARDRLGVKPLFYSERGNDFLFGSEMKAILAHPKVKPIVGREGLAEIFALGPSRTPGHGVFEQIRELRPAHALTLSKEGKKVWRYWQVESDEHTETLEETVEHLRNLLNETIVRQLVSDVPVCTFLSGGVDSSAITAFSAEHFRREGKGRLHTFSIDYEGNDKYFSATEFQPNRDDSYIQLVSETFDTIHHRCVANHEQLTTLLHDALIARDVPGMADIDSSLLWFSREIKKDFVVSLSGECADEIFGGYPWFHRTHSQSENTFPWIRSLENRKQLLSQKWRKKLNLRDYVKVRYEQTVKETPLREGETEEETELRKLYYLNMVWFMSTLLDRKDRMSMATGLEVRVPFADHHLVQYAWNIPMSMKNVDGREKGILRRALEGILPPQVLYRKKSPYPKTFHPHYTKAVSNWLENILQDSNSPLYEFFDKLTLQQLAKTGGSAFQTPWFGQLMTGPQLLAYLIQIHLWLTTYGIEIVE from the coding sequence ATGTGCGGAATTACCGGATGGATTAATTTTCAACAGGATTTAACCGCTGAACGGGAAACAGTGGAAAAAATGACGGAAACTTTAGCAAAAAGAGGACCAGATGATTCAAACCTTTGGATTCAAAACCATGTGGCCTTTGGGCATCGCCGGTTAATCGTCATCGATCCGATCGGTGGACGGCAACCGATGACGAAAAGGAAAGGAGCGTCGACATATACGATTTGTTATAACGGCGAACTGTACAATACGGAAGATGTGCGAAAACAGTTGGTCAAAAGAGGACATCGATTCCGTGGCCATTCCGATACGGAAGTATTATTAACTTCGTATATTGAATGGAAAGAAGATTGCCTCCATCATTTAAACGGCATTTTTGCATTTGCGATTTGGGACGGAGAACGGGAACAGTTATTTTTAGCACGAGATCGACTAGGTGTCAAACCGCTTTTTTATAGTGAAAGGGGAAATGATTTCCTCTTCGGTTCGGAAATGAAAGCGATCCTTGCCCATCCAAAAGTAAAACCGATCGTTGGACGGGAAGGATTGGCGGAAATTTTTGCTTTAGGCCCTTCTCGAACCCCAGGGCACGGTGTCTTTGAACAAATTCGTGAATTACGTCCTGCCCATGCGTTAACCCTTTCAAAGGAAGGTAAAAAGGTATGGCGTTATTGGCAAGTGGAAAGTGACGAACATACTGAAACGTTGGAAGAAACGGTCGAGCATCTTCGAAACCTTTTAAACGAAACAATCGTAAGACAACTCGTTTCTGATGTTCCCGTCTGTACATTTTTATCCGGAGGCGTCGATTCGAGCGCCATCACTGCCTTTAGCGCTGAACATTTTCGACGTGAAGGAAAGGGACGTCTTCACACGTTTTCCATCGATTATGAAGGGAATGACAAATATTTTTCCGCTACTGAGTTCCAACCGAACAGAGACGATTCCTATATTCAACTCGTCTCTGAAACGTTTGACACCATTCACCATCGTTGTGTCGCCAATCATGAACAACTGACCACCCTTTTACATGATGCACTCATCGCCCGGGATGTACCAGGAATGGCAGATATCGATTCTTCCCTTTTATGGTTTTCTCGGGAAATAAAAAAAGATTTCGTCGTCAGTTTGTCAGGGGAATGTGCCGACGAAATCTTCGGTGGTTACCCTTGGTTCCATCGCACACATTCACAATCTGAAAATACGTTTCCGTGGATTCGTTCGTTAGAAAATCGAAAGCAATTGTTGTCCCAAAAATGGAGAAAAAAATTAAACTTGCGAGATTATGTAAAAGTTCGATACGAACAAACGGTGAAAGAGACGCCCCTACGGGAAGGAGAAACAGAAGAAGAGACGGAATTACGCAAACTGTACTATTTAAATATGGTATGGTTTATGTCAACGTTATTGGATCGAAAGGACCGTATGAGCATGGCGACAGGATTGGAGGTCCGCGTTCCCTTTGCTGACCATCACCTCGTACAATATGCATGGAACATACCGATGTCGATGAAAAACGTCGACGGTCGGGAAAAAGGAATTTTGCGGCGCGCATTGGAAGGAATTTTGCCTCCACAAGTTTTATACCGAAAAAAAAGTCCGTATCCGAAAACCTTTCATCCGCATTATACGAAGGCTGTCTCCAACTGGTTAGAAAACATTCTTCAAGATTCGAACTCTCCATTATACGAATTTTTCGACAAACTCACCTTACAACAACTAGCAAAAACGGGTGGAAGCGCATTTCAAACCCCATGGTTCGGTCAACTAATGACCGGTCCCCAACTGCTCGCCTATCTCATCCAAATTCATCTTTGGTTGACGACGTATGGAATCGAAATTGTAGAATAA
- a CDS encoding Na(+)/H(+) antiporter subunit F1 — protein sequence MFDNILYGVLVLLTLSILGYVYRLIKGPSIPDRVVALDAIGITLVSITALVSIVMETNAFLDVILLIGILSFIGTAAFSKFLAKGVIFDRDRNS from the coding sequence ATGTTTGACAACATTTTGTATGGCGTTTTAGTCCTGTTAACCTTGTCGATTTTAGGATATGTATACAGGCTTATCAAAGGTCCGTCGATTCCTGATCGGGTCGTTGCCTTAGATGCAATCGGCATAACCCTCGTGAGTATTACCGCTCTCGTTTCCATCGTCATGGAGACGAATGCCTTTCTCGACGTTATTTTGTTGATCGGTATTTTATCATTTATCGGAACAGCGGCATTTTCCAAGTTTTTAGCAAAGGGGGTCATTTTTGATCGTGACCGAAATTCTTGA
- a CDS encoding helix-turn-helix domain-containing protein, which translates to MCTLGQKIAYYRKNRQISQEELAFRTRTGVQKIQLIENDQLIPSKQMLLKLSTVLEIPITELKVDMNVYDY; encoded by the coding sequence ATGTGCACATTAGGTCAAAAGATCGCTTATTATCGGAAAAACAGACAAATTTCCCAAGAAGAATTAGCATTTCGAACAAGAACCGGTGTACAAAAAATACAACTGATCGAAAACGATCAATTAATTCCGAGTAAACAAATGCTACTAAAATTATCGACGGTCCTTGAAATACCAATCACTGAATTGAAAGTTGACATGAACGTTTACGATTATTAA
- a CDS encoding PaaI family thioesterase, with translation METLTDALGIQLVTLEEGFVTATMPVDERTRQPLGYLHGGASVALAETVASVGAFQLIDREKEICFGLEINANHLRPKRDGIVTAEGSVIHRGRSTQVWEVKIKDENDRVICISRCTIAVVKREKKVS, from the coding sequence ATTGAAACATTAACCGATGCTTTAGGCATTCAACTCGTTACGTTAGAAGAAGGATTCGTGACCGCCACGATGCCGGTAGATGAACGGACCCGGCAACCGCTCGGGTATTTACACGGGGGGGCTTCCGTTGCATTGGCGGAAACCGTTGCAAGCGTTGGCGCATTTCAACTTATCGATCGAGAAAAGGAAATTTGCTTTGGTTTGGAAATTAACGCCAATCACCTCCGACCGAAACGGGATGGGATTGTTACAGCAGAAGGATCCGTTATCCATCGCGGTCGTTCCACCCAAGTATGGGAAGTGAAAATAAAAGACGAAAACGACCGGGTCATTTGTATTTCTCGCTGTACAATTGCCGTCGTGAAAAGGGAAAAGAAAGTATCTTGA
- a CDS encoding MalY/PatB family protein, whose amino-acid sequence MDFDKVIDRKNTDSVKWCGMEQIFGTNDLLPMWVADMDFPPPSEILDALTERVNHPVFGYSILNEDTFNTIKQWMKNRYHWNISEKWILPSPGVVTSIAFSIQTVTKPNDGVLIQTPVYTPFYQMIEANGRKIVKNPLVLKNGKYEIDFDDFEKKCQSGVKLFLLCNPHNPVGRVWTREELEKMGEICEKYGVNIVSDEIHADIIYKPNVHTPIASINEDLLNRTIALFAPSKTFNIPGIQSSFIVIPNDTIRLQLQKTEQKIGFHRLNLFANTVLNTAYKYGERWLDNLLPYLKDNIDFAIDYIHREIPYLKVAYPEGTYLLWIDCRETGLNDEEIKHRLVNKGKLALEQGSKYGVEGSGFVRMNIGCPRPLLEEGLRRLKQAFQ is encoded by the coding sequence ATGGATTTCGACAAAGTGATTGATCGGAAAAATACAGATTCTGTCAAATGGTGCGGAATGGAACAAATCTTCGGTACAAACGATCTCCTACCGATGTGGGTGGCAGATATGGATTTTCCTCCACCATCGGAAATACTCGATGCGCTAACAGAAAGGGTCAATCACCCAGTTTTCGGTTATAGCATATTAAATGAGGATACCTTTAACACGATCAAACAGTGGATGAAAAACCGGTATCATTGGAACATTTCGGAAAAATGGATTTTGCCGAGTCCAGGTGTCGTCACATCCATTGCCTTTTCGATTCAAACCGTTACAAAACCGAATGATGGGGTTTTAATCCAAACACCGGTCTATACACCCTTTTATCAAATGATTGAAGCAAACGGACGTAAAATCGTGAAAAATCCACTCGTTTTAAAAAATGGAAAATACGAAATCGACTTTGACGATTTTGAAAAGAAATGCCAATCCGGTGTGAAGCTATTTCTATTATGTAATCCCCATAACCCAGTTGGCCGCGTTTGGACAAGGGAAGAGTTGGAAAAAATGGGTGAAATTTGTGAAAAATATGGGGTAAACATCGTATCTGATGAAATTCATGCCGACATCATTTACAAACCGAATGTACATACACCGATTGCTTCCATCAATGAAGACTTATTAAATCGGACAATCGCTTTATTCGCTCCGAGTAAAACGTTTAATATCCCAGGCATTCAATCTTCGTTCATAGTCATCCCTAATGACACGATCCGTTTACAATTGCAAAAAACCGAACAAAAAATCGGATTCCACAGGTTAAATCTTTTTGCGAATACTGTGTTAAATACCGCTTACAAATATGGAGAACGTTGGTTGGACAATTTGCTTCCATATTTAAAGGATAACATTGACTTTGCGATCGACTACATTCATCGAGAAATCCCATATTTGAAAGTCGCTTATCCGGAAGGGACGTATCTTTTATGGATTGACTGTCGAGAGACCGGGTTGAACGATGAAGAAATTAAACATCGATTAGTCAATAAAGGAAAACTCGCTTTAGAACAAGGATCTAAATACGGGGTTGAAGGAAGTGGATTCGTCCGTATGAACATCGGTTGTCCACGTCCTCTTTTGGAAGAAGGATTACGAAGATTAAAACAAGCCTTTCAATGA
- the yugI gene encoding S1 domain-containing post-transcriptional regulator GSP13, with the protein MQDPIQTGMVVKGKVTGIQSYGAFVSIGNDRQGLIHISEITDRYVQNIRDYLNVGDEVTVKVLSVDEKSGKISLSLKALEQQADKMTIHFNKIGNHRFNGNPDDHGFQPLKEKLKEWIEQSGVKRAMKK; encoded by the coding sequence ATGCAAGACCCAATTCAGACGGGAATGGTTGTAAAGGGAAAGGTAACCGGTATTCAATCGTACGGTGCCTTCGTTTCGATAGGGAATGATCGGCAAGGCTTAATTCATATTTCTGAAATTACCGATCGTTATGTTCAAAATATTCGAGACTATTTAAACGTTGGCGATGAGGTAACGGTGAAAGTTTTATCGGTGGATGAAAAGTCTGGGAAAATTAGTTTGTCGTTGAAAGCTCTGGAACAGCAAGCGGACAAGATGACCATTCATTTTAATAAAATTGGCAATCACCGTTTCAATGGAAATCCAGATGATCACGGATTCCAGCCGTTGAAGGAAAAGTTAAAGGAATGGATCGAACAATCCGGGGTAAAACGGGCGATGAAAAAATGA
- a CDS encoding MFS transporter, with protein MDVEKRNLFILWIANFFIASSMTMVMPFLSLYIETFGNFSPEYVQRWSGFVFGITFVTAFLVSPIWGRIGDQFGFKPILLFTGTGLSVSLFLMGFMDSVIELLFLRFFMGAVTGFIPTSIALISAQTPKKRAGEVLGTLQTGNVTGSLFGPLFGGMLADSVGFQYTFVYTAFAIFVATLFVFFGVKEKKKMDQRSKTSSMSRKDVFVFIIHHRVLFSVMIIALLVQVANFTIQPLLALYVSELTEAGAVAFLAGLAFSATGFGNLLATRNWGRLGDRIGHEKVMMILLLGGAIIFIPQAFVTALWQLIILRFLFGMMVGGIIPCMTAYIRQVAPLSVQGEVQGYSTSFRFLGNVIGPATGGVISGYIGISSVFFVTSAILVIAFLLLIWSTRRQEKEVKKGHIQFVNHK; from the coding sequence ATCGATGTCGAAAAAAGAAACTTGTTCATCCTCTGGATTGCGAATTTTTTTATTGCTTCGAGTATGACGATGGTAATGCCATTTCTATCCCTTTATATCGAAACCTTTGGTAATTTCAGCCCGGAATATGTACAACGATGGTCAGGTTTCGTGTTCGGGATTACCTTCGTCACTGCCTTTCTCGTTTCGCCCATATGGGGAAGAATCGGGGATCAATTTGGTTTTAAACCGATTTTATTATTTACAGGAACCGGTCTTTCCGTCAGCTTGTTTTTGATGGGATTTATGGATTCCGTTATCGAACTACTTTTCCTGCGTTTCTTTATGGGGGCAGTTACCGGATTTATCCCGACTTCCATCGCCCTTATTTCAGCTCAAACCCCAAAGAAACGGGCGGGAGAAGTTTTAGGCACCCTTCAAACAGGGAACGTTACCGGTTCATTATTTGGTCCGTTATTTGGCGGAATGTTAGCAGATAGCGTCGGATTTCAATATACGTTCGTCTATACCGCTTTTGCAATATTCGTTGCTACTTTATTCGTCTTTTTTGGCGTCAAAGAGAAAAAGAAAATGGATCAACGATCGAAAACGAGTTCCATGTCGAGAAAAGACGTATTCGTGTTTATAATTCATCATCGTGTCTTGTTTTCCGTCATGATCATCGCCCTTCTCGTACAAGTAGCCAATTTCACGATTCAACCGCTTCTAGCATTATACGTTTCTGAGTTAACGGAAGCAGGTGCTGTAGCGTTTCTTGCAGGGCTTGCCTTTTCTGCAACCGGTTTTGGAAATTTGCTCGCTACTCGAAATTGGGGAAGACTCGGAGATCGAATTGGCCACGAAAAAGTCATGATGATCTTACTACTCGGGGGGGCTATTATTTTCATCCCGCAAGCATTTGTCACAGCCCTTTGGCAACTTATCATTCTCCGATTTCTTTTCGGTATGATGGTCGGAGGAATCATTCCATGTATGACCGCCTATATTCGCCAAGTTGCCCCGTTATCCGTACAAGGGGAAGTGCAAGGATATAGTACAAGTTTCCGATTTCTCGGTAACGTCATCGGTCCTGCGACAGGTGGTGTAATCTCTGGCTATATTGGCATTTCATCGGTCTTTTTCGTAACAAGTGCGATTCTCGTTATCGCTTTTCTCCTTTTAATATGGAGTACGAGAAGGCAAGAAAAAGAAGTAAAAAAGGGACATATTCAATTTGTCAATCACAAATAA
- a CDS encoding Na+/H+ antiporter subunit E, which yields MAFQILLNLFIAFVWMFLKVSYDPATFFIGYLLGLGMIFLMRRFFRSRFYLRNVWAVVYLTLLFLYELLKANISVVKIVLKPKLDFHPGIFAYETELKNDWEITLLSNLITLTPGTLVVDVFEENGKTILYIHAIHVPDVDEAVEGIKNTFEKAILEVSR from the coding sequence ATGGCCTTTCAAATATTATTGAATTTGTTCATCGCCTTCGTTTGGATGTTTTTAAAAGTTAGTTATGACCCGGCCACCTTTTTCATCGGGTATTTACTCGGATTAGGGATGATTTTTCTTATGAGGAGATTTTTTCGTTCCCGATTTTATTTACGAAATGTTTGGGCCGTCGTTTATTTAACATTGTTGTTTTTGTATGAACTATTGAAAGCGAATATTAGTGTCGTAAAAATCGTTTTAAAACCGAAACTCGATTTTCATCCGGGGATTTTTGCCTATGAAACGGAATTAAAAAACGATTGGGAAATTACGTTGTTATCCAATTTGATTACCCTCACACCGGGAACGCTCGTTGTCGATGTGTTTGAGGAAAACGGAAAAACAATATTATATATCCATGCGATTCATGTACCCGATGTGGATGAGGCAGTGGAAGGAATTAAAAATACGTTTGAAAAGGCGATCTTGGAGGTGAGCCGATAA
- a CDS encoding peptidylprolyl isomerase produces the protein MNEQTYPQLTSSVRKGEIRAEMETSEGKITFKLFPEYAPKTVENFVTHAKNSYYEGVIFHRVIEDFMIQGGDPTGTGMGGESIFGNTFEDEFSPNLFNFRGALSMANAGPNTNGSQFFIVQNRHFNEDFKGEMERAGYPKEVIDYYGANGGTPWLDFRHTVFGQVIDGWEVVDRIASLPTGAQDRPLQKVDIKKITIFE, from the coding sequence ATGAACGAACAAACGTATCCACAACTCACGTCTTCTGTACGAAAAGGAGAAATCCGTGCAGAAATGGAAACTTCAGAAGGAAAAATTACCTTTAAATTGTTTCCTGAATATGCGCCGAAAACGGTGGAAAATTTCGTGACCCATGCAAAAAATAGCTATTACGAAGGGGTAATTTTTCATCGGGTTATCGAAGACTTTATGATTCAAGGTGGCGATCCGACCGGTACGGGTATGGGGGGAGAGAGTATTTTTGGAAACACATTTGAAGACGAGTTTTCTCCAAATTTATTTAATTTCCGGGGAGCGCTCAGTATGGCCAATGCCGGTCCGAATACGAACGGAAGCCAATTTTTTATCGTTCAAAATCGGCATTTTAATGAAGATTTTAAAGGAGAAATGGAAAGGGCTGGATACCCTAAAGAAGTGATCGATTACTATGGCGCAAACGGAGGAACGCCTTGGTTAGATTTTCGGCATACTGTATTCGGTCAAGTGATCGATGGGTGGGAAGTGGTCGATCGCATCGCTTCTCTTCCGACCGGTGCTCAAGATCGACCGCTACAAAAAGTGGACATAAAGAAAATTACGATATTCGAATAA
- a CDS encoding Na+/H+ antiporter subunit D, which translates to MNNLVVLPIFVPLLTAVILMFFSKNVSLQRWVSVGASLLTVIVAVLLVRTVSIDGIQTLDIGSWPAPFGITLVSDMLSALLVLTTSVIGFAVILYSIYSIGIERERHFYYPIVQFLLVGVNGAFTTGDIFNLFVFFEVMLMASYVLLVLGGTKIQLRETIKYLTVNVISSSLFVIAIAYLYSIVGTLNMAHISQRIAEIENMPGILTVIAILFLIVFGLKGAIFPLYFWMPGSYYAPPIPVMALLGALLTKVGIYSIARTYSLFFYHDQSYTHELLLVLAVVTVLIGVVGSIAYWDVKKIIIYNIITAIGVILYGISIATTTSMTGSVYYLLHDMIIKAALFLLIGIIIKITGTSNLKKFHGLINDYPVLTWVYFIAAISLAGIPPFSGFVGKWLVIQGGMGSGEFLGSVIILITSLLVLYSVMKIFIHGFWGEKDQQFADKESVSYKKLLVPAIILVAISVLYGFGSEFVYPYVSQAVETLMNPEIYIEAVLKE; encoded by the coding sequence ATGAATAATTTAGTTGTATTACCGATTTTCGTACCCCTTCTTACTGCGGTCATTTTGATGTTTTTTTCAAAAAATGTATCATTGCAACGATGGGTATCTGTTGGAGCGAGCTTACTTACGGTGATCGTTGCCGTTTTACTCGTTCGAACCGTTTCGATCGATGGTATTCAAACCCTCGATATCGGTAGCTGGCCTGCACCTTTTGGCATTACCCTCGTATCGGACATGCTATCAGCTTTACTCGTACTTACAACTTCTGTCATCGGGTTTGCCGTTATTTTGTATTCCATATATAGCATTGGGATAGAAAGGGAGAGGCATTTTTACTATCCGATCGTTCAATTTTTGCTTGTCGGCGTAAACGGTGCATTTACAACCGGCGATATTTTCAACTTGTTCGTCTTTTTTGAAGTAATGTTAATGGCTTCCTACGTGTTATTAGTGTTAGGTGGAACAAAAATCCAATTAAGGGAGACGATTAAATATTTAACGGTTAATGTTATTTCTTCTTCGTTATTTGTGATTGCCATCGCTTATTTGTATTCCATCGTCGGCACGTTAAATATGGCCCATATATCACAACGGATTGCGGAAATTGAAAATATGCCTGGTATTTTAACCGTGATTGCGATTTTATTTTTGATTGTGTTCGGATTAAAGGGAGCCATTTTTCCGCTTTATTTTTGGATGCCCGGATCGTATTATGCTCCGCCGATTCCCGTTATGGCGTTGCTAGGCGCATTGTTAACAAAGGTTGGAATTTACTCCATCGCAAGGACGTATTCGTTGTTTTTTTATCACGACCAAAGTTATACCCATGAATTATTACTCGTGTTGGCAGTCGTCACCGTGTTGATCGGCGTCGTCGGTTCGATCGCCTATTGGGATGTAAAAAAGATCATTATTTACAATATTATTACAGCGATCGGAGTTATCTTATACGGCATTTCCATCGCAACGACTACTTCGATGACCGGTTCTGTTTACTACTTGCTACACGATATGATTATTAAAGCTGCCTTGTTTCTATTGATTGGGATTATAATAAAGATTACTGGGACGAGTAATTTAAAGAAATTTCACGGATTAATTAACGACTATCCGGTTTTGACTTGGGTATATTTTATCGCTGCCATTTCACTTGCTGGTATTCCACCCTTTAGCGGATTTGTCGGAAAATGGCTCGTCATTCAAGGCGGAATGGGTAGTGGTGAATTTCTCGGTTCGGTAATCATTTTAATTACGAGTTTGCTCGTTTTATATTCCGTTATGAAAATATTTATTCACGGATTTTGGGGCGAAAAGGACCAACAGTTTGCCGATAAGGAATCCGTTTCCTATAAGAAGCTGTTAGTTCCTGCGATAATACTCGTCGCTATTTCTGTACTTTATGGTTTCGGTTCGGAATTCGTCTATCCGTATGTCTCCCAAGCCGTTGAGACGTTGATGAATCCGGAAATATACATCGAAGCGGTATTAAAGGAGTAA
- a CDS encoding Na(+)/H(+) antiporter subunit B, whose amino-acid sequence MRSGDLILQTMSKVVFFIIILFSIHLFFEGHYRPGGGFVGGLMTSGAIILLLLAYDMETVKKILPFDFKWLIAVGLFISVLTAGGSLLFDVPFFTHVHDYFNLPLLGKTSLHTAALFDLGVFFVVVGVTLTIIQTIGESE is encoded by the coding sequence ATGAGATCTGGGGATTTAATTTTACAAACGATGTCGAAGGTTGTATTTTTCATCATCATTTTATTTTCCATTCATCTTTTCTTCGAAGGGCATTACCGTCCAGGAGGCGGTTTTGTCGGGGGATTGATGACGTCCGGGGCAATTATATTGTTGTTGCTCGCCTACGATATGGAAACGGTGAAAAAAATCCTTCCCTTTGATTTTAAATGGTTGATCGCTGTTGGGCTTTTTATCTCGGTGTTAACCGCAGGAGGGAGTTTATTGTTCGACGTTCCATTTTTTACCCATGTGCATGATTATTTCAATCTCCCACTATTAGGGAAAACTTCCCTCCATACGGCCGCGTTATTTGATCTCGGTGTTTTCTTCGTAGTGGTCGGTGTAACGTTGACCATTATTCAAACGATAGGGGAGAGTGAATAA
- a CDS encoding Na(+)/H(+) antiporter subunit C, whose translation MEILMAILIGFLFASATYLLLSKSILRMIIGTGLLSHGAHLLILTMGGLKKGAVPLVNEEGVPVTDPLPQALILTAIVISFGVTALFLVLAYRSFQELGTDNMDELRGTDGNE comes from the coding sequence ATGGAAATTTTAATGGCAATTTTAATCGGATTTTTATTTGCGAGTGCGACGTATTTATTGCTTTCCAAAAGCATTTTACGGATGATTATCGGAACGGGTCTATTGAGTCACGGGGCTCATCTTCTCATTTTAACGATGGGTGGTTTAAAAAAAGGAGCTGTACCACTCGTCAATGAAGAAGGCGTTCCTGTTACCGATCCCCTTCCGCAAGCCCTTATTTTAACGGCGATTGTCATTAGTTTTGGGGTGACTGCTTTATTTCTCGTTCTTGCGTATCGATCATTTCAAGAACTTGGAACAGACAATATGGATGAACTGAGAGGAACAGATGGAAATGAATAA